In Candidatus Poribacteria bacterium, the DNA window GTGATGCAAGGTGCGCTCATTAAAGAGGACAAATTCGCCGGGTTGCATCTCAAGGTTGACGATAGTGCTGGTATCAATGAACCCAAGGTCACCCATCTGATTGAACGCCATGTCCGAGGTCGCTTTGACGTGCGGTACCACTTTTCGGTGTGAACCTGGAACGATTTGGAGACAACTGTTTTCTAATGTTGCGGAATCGACAGCAATCCACGCAGAAATAATAATAGGTGGCTCAAGGGGCCAATAGTTGAAGTCTTGATGCCACGGAATCTCCTTCGCGCCCGGTTCCTTGATGAAAAAATTCGTCCGCCAGAGCAGAAGATCGGGACCATAGAGAGATGCCATCCGTTTGATGATAGTCGGATGTGTGGCGAGATTGTGAATTAATTCAGAGTCAAGATGGCGGTTATGCCCTAATTGGTTATGATCCGGCGGTGCAGTCTCAAGTACTTCCTCGATTTCCGAATGCATGGTGAGCATCTTTTCAGAACTACAGAGTTGGTAAGGACCGAGGTAGCCTTGCCGCCAAAACTGTTCCCTTTCTTTCGTGCTCAATGCGTGATTTCCGTTCTGCATATTTTAATTTTACCTTGCGGTTAGATAACGTGCGTTTCGAATTTGATGTCCGTTCCATAAACCCGCCTGCGCCGTTGTTGCAGGCTACAGGTTCCGCACACTTGGTCGGAACGTCGTGGAAACAGACAGAGGACATACATTTATAGTAAAGCCCATAATTACTTGGACATTACGGATAGGCGAGGATACAATCCTCGCCAGCGGTGGTGTAGGCTTCTTCCACTGAACAACTGTCCACATATTTTCTGAATTTACTATAAAATCCGCAATACTATTGCTGACAGACATGCACTTTAACCGCGCCGGAGGTTTTATCGGCAGACACTCGGAACGCTTCGACAATCTCTTCAAGCGGATAGGAGTGTGTCACCAATTTTGTCGCATCAACCTTACCGGAGTCAATCAACTCAATTGCCGCCTCAAAGTCGGTCTCCATCCCGCTATACCCGTAGCAGTTAGACCCTGTAACGAATGCTTCTGACCAGACGATCTTGGNNNNNNNNNNNNNNNNNNN includes these proteins:
- a CDS encoding phytanoyl-CoA dioxygenase family protein, whose protein sequence is MQNGNHALSTKEREQFWRQGYLGPYQLCSSEKMLTMHSEIEEVLETAPPDHNQLGHNRHLDSELIHNLATHPTIIKRMASLYGPDLLLWRTNFFIKEPGAKEIPWHQDFNYWPLEPPIIISAWIAVDSATLENSCLQIVPGSHRKVVPHVKATSDMAFNQMGDLGFIDTSTIVNLEMQPGEFVLFNERTLHHSEANRSDKRRIGLAIRVILPIVKVFDWDAPQHKLIVVHGEDPVQFNHRKSDPVASL